In Macaca thibetana thibetana isolate TM-01 chromosome 12, ASM2454274v1, whole genome shotgun sequence, the genomic window CTATTTTCTGGAGAGCTTCCCAATTTCGTTGCTATTTTTAATCCTCCTAGTGGATTTatgctctaaagaaaaaaattccctgtCATATCAATGGGATTTCAGGAAGCAGCAATGGTAAACAGTTACATTTAGCTGtacaggaggctgggaaatgaagCCTTTATTCTGGGAATCCGAGTGTCCAGCTAAAAACTGTGAGTTGTATTATCACAGATGGAGAGAGTGGATGGTGAATGGAAACTAGCAATCTCTGCCACATAAATCCAGCTAGTTTCGAGGCAAAGAGAGACTGAGATTGTTCGTGATAAAAAGCCTTCTTTGCAGGAGAGTAGGAGAGATGGCAGAGGTTCCAGGACAAGCAATGAAGAGGCAGAACACACAAGGAACCGCTGACAGATGGATGCATGTCTTTATTTAGTTCGTTCATTCCAGGTTCATCCCGAATCTTCACATCTCACCCTCCCACTGTGAAAACAGGTCCCATGTAACAACAGGGGGCCAAAAGCAACAGGCTTGCCCACAGTCTCCATCACTCCCCACCCCACGGAACACTGTGGGGACAATGGCACCTTACTTGAAAGCCACGGGTTTCAAACATTTTTAGGGGCACAACTCTCTTCAAACTGGAAACCACGAGCCACTAAATAAAACAGGCTGTCAGGGAGTTTCAAACTGGGCAACATTTGGGGTACGTCCCTGGAGCCCGAAGCTCCCTCAGAGCAGGTGAAAATTCCTGCTTCAGAGTCCTTCTTTCTATCCAATCACTTGAAACGTTccatagaaagaagaaagaaaaaagaactcccTTCTTCTTGAAATGTGCACACCAAGATTTCACACGACCAACACTTCCACCTGTTGAAATAAACAGTCCACAAAATTAAGGCATTTGAGGGCAATTAGAGggaaataaagcatttattaaaGTTACAATGGCATATCAAAAATGTCCATTATGCTTTTGAAGGCTCTTAACTAGGCACAAGGGCAGAAACAGTCATGATCCCGGCCACTGCAGGCAAACACGTGTTGATTACCAAAGCAGAAAGGGAGACAGAGGGCTGGTGGTGAGCATTCTCTTCAGCAGGTCCCCAGGCACCAGGCCCCCTCCAAGTCATGCCTCACATGCCCAACAGCAAAGAGAAGCAGTGGGAGCTGTGCAGACAccgcagggcagggcagggcactgCCGGCTAAATTACAGCAGCAACTGTATGCACGAAACAGCTTCTTCATAAACACCATTCTCAAACTGGATTTATGCACATTCATACACTACCTAGTATATCTAAGAGATCTTGAAATCAAAGCAACATAAAAAAGAGAGACCCGCCTGCATTCCAGGCACTGAGCAATGACATGTCAAGGCAACAGAAGTCCCCCTCCTGCCCCCATTCACTTCTCCATCCCACTGTCTGCTGAGAATTTATAGTATTTATTCCACACATCACTGTACTTCAAAATCTGCACATTCCTCTCCGTGGGATTCTCCTGGGATGTGAATCCCACCACCGTGCATCATGTACGCATCTAAACTATTTCATTCCACACTGAGAGACTCGGGTTTGGAGCCGGAGGAGGGAAGTGAGGCGTAAGTGAGAAAGAAGGTCATATGGCCCAAACAGATACTTCCAGAGTCCAATCCCAGCTGGCAGGGATCCAGGCCCCTGGAGGCCAGGCCTGCTTGCTGAGTACAGACGGCCAGTGAGGAGGCGGAAGCTGTAGCCCCAGAGCCAGAAGACCCACACTAGTGTCATCGCCACAGGCTCCCAGAGTCCAGGTGAAGGGGCAGTCCTCACCGAGAAGGCACACCAGCTTCCTGTGAGCGTGTCCCATGGATCCAGGGGTGGCTAGAGGCCCATCACCATGGGTGTTTGCACTTCCTAAAACTGCACACAGCGACCTCCAAACTTGTTCTTGGTTGGCAGCAGTGGAAATGCTGCAGTGCTGTTCGCCAGTGTACAGGCTGTTCAAGGACCCAAGAGGAATTTCTCACCAATACGTAAACATGCACAACAGCTAGACTGCGGTTCCCTGACTTTGGGATTTCAGAGACAGGCGAACTGAAGAAGAAATTCTGGGGCTGACAAACAGCAACCAACATTTTGTTTTGCAACCACGagcatttcaaaaagcaaaaatattgcCCTCTACTTTTACCTTCATTACATAAAAGGACATTTTATCAtccaaataaggaagaaaataacctcaaaacaaaaaacaatccttTAAGTTGAACAAATGTGACTTCATCAATTATTTACCATGTTGTTCTCATACACCTCACCTGCACAGAGCGCTCTGTCCCCTGTGCTATGCTATGGGCCACAAGGACTCTGGCCCATTGGGGCCCACAGTCCAGCCTGGATCTCCCAGGTCACAGGCTCATCCAGCCCTGTCATCACCTCAAATGTGTTTCCACTAAGAAGAGGGACAAGTCACCAGGACAGCAGTTTACACGCACATGGGGACTGCTTGCGTCACACACTGCTTCCCATGTGACCCCATAAAACCCTGCCGGAAAGGCACAGCAGGAAGCCTTGTCCCTGTCTAAAGCGGAGCCGCCTCTGTTAACAGGGACTTGGCCAAGGCCACATGGATGGCAGCGAAGCACAGGCCACGCATCTCTCAGACAGACTCTCCCTTAGCTCAGTTCTATGTCTGCTgtatcttcctctctttctctcaagagcttttcatttgaaaaatcaattcatggaaaaaggaaaaagaaaacttacttAAAACAATTGTTCCTTCTCTTTAAAATTACCTGTTTAACAAGTACATTTTAACTAAGTTTTCAAAtgccaaaagaaaacacaaaaaaacaagcatTGTTGCCTTAAACACTTTTCTGGAACAAGGcagaatacaaataaataaataaataaatatataaataacgtGAGTGATACAGAGAGTCACAGAATGTGGGTGATATTGATGGGTTTCTCTAAAACCCCTCACCCGGGACTCCAAAGCTGAATTCTCAGAGGTGTCAGCGTTGTCCCCACTCCACCatggcccagcccagcccatctGCTGACGGCAGCCAAGGCCCAGGGCCCAGGACTCTGTTCCACGGCCAGCAGCTGCCCTGGCAGTGGTGACAGTCAGATGCTCCTGGGATGCAACCAGGGGCAACCTTCAGGCTCCTTTCCCCTGGCCACCGAGCCCCTCTCCTGGGGAGCACTCCGGGCCAGCCAGGCAGCAGCCTCACTGAGACGGGACTTGGGCGCCCCAGGGCCTAGGAAGGTGATTTCCTAACGTGCTGAGGTGGAAAGTGCTCCTCTTTCCTGTTCTGTATCCTGTCCTTGccaacagaagaaaaagggagcTTTAGTGAAGGGAGTGTCGCTAAAACCAGGAGGAGTGACCTTAGCTACCCACCCTGTTTTCAGATTCATATTTGGCAGCTTTGAAACAAGACACTGAACCTCCAAATTGTTTGGATTCTGAAAAACTTGGCAAAGGCCGGCTTGAACAAAGAGGAAGTTGAACATGTCCTCTGCAAATGAAAAGCTGAGACCCTAGACACCTGCAGGCCAGCCGGGCCAGGCCACAGGCCAGGGAAGGGCTGCGAGAGGCCCCCTCCTCCAGCTCATTCTCTCCCCAGACACATCATTCCCTGGCCGGGTCTGAGTGAGGTTCCTCTGCAAGGATTCAGTCCATTCCTCCTAGAGAGACCAGGGGCAGTGACCTCGTCCCTCCAAAACAGACGCTGGCTGTGCAAAGGAGCGTGACGCCCACGCTACCACACCTGGGTCCTTGCCTCTGCGCAGCCTGAAGGTCACACCAGCGCACTCATGCATGCGACTCCCACAAGGCAGCATTCCCAGGTGCCGCTTCCCAAAAGTTCCAAGAACTGAGCCACCTCCTGTAccgggcagggctggggaggcctcatccTTAACAGGCCCCTGCAGGAAGCACTCAGTAGAGCAGACAGAGCATGTCATGTGTCTACAACACGGCTCACCTTGAGAAAAGTCACCCTCCTCTCCTACACTGAGCCCAAAGggtggcaggaagaagagagTCGAGGTGGGAGGAGCTAAATACTAAGCCAGTAAAGAGCCAGAGTGCAGGGAGCTAACAAGCCTCCCTGAAAGCCCCTATCAGCCTACCAGGGTGACGAGCCACTGCCTACGCCCTCCAGTGACAAGGCCCAGCCCACTGTGGTGGCTCCAACTTCCATATCATCATCCTTAACTCCCTATAGCGCCTGCCCCAGCCACAGCCCAATTTCTGTCCCAGTCCCGCTTTGGGTGCCACAGAGAACATGCCCACTCCCTCCCCCAGGCTGAAGCCCCCACAGCACCTGGCCGCGGCTGTCCTGGCCCTCCCCCGCCACTCACCTGCGGATCCTCTCCTATCTGGGGAAGACCCTCCTGGCTTCAGCAGGACCCAATCCCAAGCTCCCCTCGGGAACAGCACGCAGCCCATATTTACAGAACCATCGCAGCTTCTAACAGTGTCACCTCAGCTGAGGAAACACCTCCATTTACCCCTCTGAATCCCCTGAGGACTGTTCTTCCCTTCGGAACTGCATCTGCACACGCACGGGTCAGCGGGGGCGACCCACAGAGCCCATTTGTGACACAGGGGGCTGGGGTCTAGAATTCTATCCTCAGGCTGTAGAACGCAGTAATGGCCAGACCCTGCCTGCCGGCGAAGAGACGCAGCGATGCtactaagtaaataaaatgatatcGTTGTTCAATTTTTACAAATTGGAATTCTCTTATTACAGAAAATCTAAACACAGATTTGAAATCTGCTCCTTCCTAAATCTATCTGAAGTCTAGAATCACCATGGATCCACACAATGGTCCTCACGGGCTTCAAATGATGAAATGTGATTCACTGGAAACAGCAGCAACCTGGGAGGGCTCTGAGGCTGCAGCCACCAGCCCACCTGCCAGTGACCCTCAAGCTGGCTGTGCAGCCCTGGGTGAGGGGAAGCCCCACCCACGCAGCCAAAGCTATCAGCAGTGATCACCCAGGCCATGTCTCTCTGGGGAAAGAAAGACTTCTGGCCTCACTGCCATCCCCTTGCAGAGATTCTAGAAGCAGCTACCAAGACAAAAGAGCAATCAACCAACCGCCAAATGTTTTGTGCACTGGACAGCATGCACCTGGAGGCTCAGAACCACCCAGAGGACTGGCTGCATTTTTCACTTTCTGGTATGTGGGGGGGGGTAGAAGACAGCGCCTTGGGCATTTCCTCGCCTGTTAGAACTGGCAGTGAATGCTGTTGGAACGGTCCTTGGTCCCAAGGAAGGCAGTCATTTCCTGGGGAGTTTGGTGTGGGCCTCCTAAAATCAATCACTGGATGCTCCCTAAGGTGAAGTGGCAGAAAAATCATGACACCTGATGAGAGGCACAGAAGGTATTGGAACAAGTGCTGTGCAGCCAGGAAACCACCCTTGAAGGAAGACAATCGCTATGAGACCTCCACCATAAAGCCAGAATACTGAAGTGGCAAGGAAGGGGCATGTATGACAAGCATGTGTTACCCCAGGAGCGGGGAAAAACCCAGCAAGTTCATGTCTGCATTTCTGTCCTCTACTTTGCTTACAAAACTCCCTTTTCATTGAGATACTAGAAGGCTTTAATCGAACAATCAAAttgagaagtagaaaaataaagagaagcacAGTTCCAGAAGTGCTAGGAGTCCTCCCTACAGGGAAATTCGTAGGCCTCCAACCTCAGTCCCTACATGTACACATTCCATGGCCCGTTACATTAATATGCAACTGAAAATCCAGAAAAGAGAATTTGggaaaaacaataataacttTTGTATGAGCCTCTCAGCTGACAATGACCCAAGGACTGTTCGGCGGCCCAGGCACCTGAGGAGCAATGACAGTCCACGACGACATCTTCAGTAGCAACAGCCATCAGGATACCACCAGCAGCACAGCACTCAGGGTTTGGTGTCCACCTTCTCTGCAGATCACCTTCTCCCTTGCTGGAATCAACCGCAGCACTCGAAGTCTACTCATGAAGTAGAAACTTCTTTATGGGGTCTGGCAGAGGCAGCGAAGGAATCAGATGAAGCCGGTATTTGCCAAGAGCTCTTCTCACAGCCACACGGCACAGACACAGCAAGGTTCTGGGAACACCTGGAGGCCgtgggaagaaagagagggataGCGGAAGGTTCATTCTATCCTAGCTCTAGAAAGCAAAGGCAGCCAGGACTGGCAGCCAGAAGTGCACAAATGCTCACGACCAACTTCCAAATGCTCAGCGAAACACAAAGTCATGGCTTTTCCTGATGGATGAGGAGAGCAGGCCCAAGGGCAGAAGGTCTCATTATCTGCTCCTTCTGTCGGTGGAAGGAGCCAAACCTTTCCAGCCTCGTTAACCCAGGGCATCTGCTCCCTGGGTCACAACTTGACCATGTTTAATGCACtagagaaagaaatcagagtGGACCACTGAAGGCCCCAGCAGGTGCAGGCCGCTGACGCCCAGCCTCTGTCAGCGTCTTCCCTTAGTCAATCCCTGAAGCGCCACCAGAGCCTGGGGAACACAGGCCAAGCAGTGCTTGAGGGGCACAGGCTGACAACTTTGCCCCCAATGAAAAGAGCGCAGCCAAGTTCTGTCTCGATTAGCGAGGAAGCTGAGGAGTGGAATGGTCATAAATGCAAGCTGCTTTTTCTATCAGTCTAGTTCCCAGCTGACCACTCATTAACTATTTGCGGGAAGGCTACACAGGAGCATGCTTTAATCACTGGTTTAGGGAAATCCAGtaacaaaaacacaatgaattTCAAGTCCTTTGAGAGGCACGGAGAAGGAAGAGGTTATCAACTTGGATGTCTCAAGACCCAGACTGGGAGCGGTGGGAGGGGCTGACACATGGGCAGGAAGTCAAAGACGACACATGAGGTCAATGTCTGAATCCCACAGAGAGCCTCAGACAACAAGACCTAGCTACGGATCGATTCCAATCTCTCATGTGATTAATGCATTAATCGCTAACAAAATCTTTGTTCATAAATAAGCAGACTAGGAACTTCATTGTAACAAAACTTAGGCTTATCACACAGTCCTAAATAGCGAAACTTCAGTGGAATTGAAAGGAGAGTGAGGAACCCTAGAAAGCCCCGCTTGCAATTTGTTTTAAGGGCTCACTTAAAAACCAGCATAAAAGAAGTCACTGTCTTTAAGAATCTGGGGCCACAAATTAGAGCAAAAGGATAAAGAGAATATAACTTTAGActagggcagtggctcatgcctgtaatcccagcactttgggaggctgaggcaggcagattacttgagtccaggagttcaacacaagcctgggcaacacagcaaaacatcatctctacgaaaaatacaaaaattagctgggcatggtgtgcacctacagtcccagctacttgggcggctgaggtgggaggatcgcgagagcccaggaggtcatggTTACAtggttgtgattgtgccactgtactccagcctgggtgacagagcaagaccctgtctcaaaaaaaaaaaaaaaaaagagagagagagcagcatAATTCAAGGAGTTCTGACAATACACATGTACTTTTAGAGATTCCCTGATACCAGTTCTTGGTATTcaggaatttaaaaagagaagatcaATCTGAACAACCATCTGGAAAACTGCGAGTGCTAACTGAAGATTCTGGCCAAGTGCTCAGttggaggtttttgttttttgtttattgctaCATCTTGATTCATTCAATCAACCCAGCCCACAAGTCAGAGCTGAACTCAAGCCACTTACTTCTGGCCTCTTTAAAGACCTGCAAGGCCTCAGGGTCcacctttcttcttcctctcgaCTCTGGGCCCAACGATTCCCACTTCACTAGATTCAGGTTGGCTCCAAACTCCACCAGCAGGCTCACGAAGGCTGCCTCACAGCCGTGACGCAGAACAGCATCCATGACGCACCCAGGGGAGCCCCTGTAGAATCCCTGTGTGTTGACAGGACCGTTGCAGTTGAAGTCGGGGTTCGCTCCTGCCAGGAGGAGCAGCCGGAAGCACTGGAGGTTGTGGTAGGCTGCGCTGATGTACAAGGGGCAGACCACCAAGGAAGTGAGCCGCCGGGAGAATCGGGGCTGGATGTCAGGAGTCAGGTGGTGGTTGACGTCGACATCAGCCCCATACCTGCAGGCAAGAAAGGGAAAGTCAGACCGTGCAGGGGACTGACCACAGCCCATAGATACCACAGATCCCACAGCCACCCTGAGCAGAAGGCCTTGATTCAGTGACACCAGCTGATACAGGAGACTCCACAGATCAGATAGCTTCATTACGTCCTGCAAGATAAGGCAGAGGAAAGAACTTGGAATCCCCGCACATACAAAAATTCCTAAGGGAAGTCCTTCAAACCTTTAAA contains:
- the ASB1 gene encoding ankyrin repeat and SOCS box protein 1 isoform X2 gives rise to the protein MAEGGSPDGRAGPGSAGRNLKEWLREQFCDHPLEHCEDTRLHDAAYVGDLQTLRSLLQEESYRSRINEKSVWCCGWLPCTPLRIAATAGHGNCVDFLIRKGAEVDLVDVKGQTALYVAVVNGHLESTQILLEAGADPNGSRHHRSTPVYHASRVGRADILKALIRYGADVDVNHHLTPDIQPRFSRRLTSLVVCPLYISAAYHNLQCFRLLLLAGANPDFNCNGPVNTQGFYRGSPGCVMDAVLRHGCEAAFVSLLVEFGANLNLVKWESLGPESRGRRKVDPEALQVFKEARSVPRTLLCLCRVAVRRALGKYRLHLIPSLPLPDPIKKFLLHE